In a genomic window of Silurus meridionalis isolate SWU-2019-XX chromosome 27, ASM1480568v1, whole genome shotgun sequence:
- the LOC124380914 gene encoding C-C motif chemokine 20-like, translating into MAQYNFISLCVGVWITAVILSINMDVSLGEQAVDCCLKVSHHPIPKRIVACYREQRKGEGCLISAVVFRTRKGRELCAPHDVDWVADVMNAVDARPMNKNRDELCSGMKG; encoded by the exons ATGGCTCAATATAACTTTATCAGTCTGTGCGTTGGTGTGTGGATCACTGCAGTCATCCTGAGCATCAACATGGATG TGTCTCTCGGAGAGCAAGCAGTGGATTGCTGTTTGAAGGTTAGCCATCATCCCATCCCGAAGCGCATTGTTGCCTGCTACCGTGAGCAGCGCAAGGGTGAGGGCTGCCTCATCAGTGCTGTTGT TTTTCGCACTCGCAAAGGTCGTGAACTTTGTGCCCCCCATGATGTCGACTGGGTTGCAGACGTGATGAACGCAGTGGATGCCAGGCCAATGAATAAAAACAGG GATGAGCTTTGTTCAGGCATGAAAGGCTAG
- the tctn2 gene encoding tectonic-2 isoform X2: protein MMIQTRPARACLYFLSHAWILFVLLLQEDVRCDVVFLPSFLVVSGPRASAFLVGNVTNVTVSINSVSPSNATGSLPPASCVSSGVSQWTVSKEHMGMDQSLLVRIILNRGLQLCTSKNETNCCAQPLCVRETVMVCACLGNVTQAMLIVQAQVYAQLLPSGPVSENKTVIPNQVFQPLGQCPCDLTAKVCDIRCCCDQDCTPELLWLFAGNCLPGPFGGMISPVPDYVCSAQSTTNAPDWFPFLCVTSPSENNPFLGLFYDGTIVTPKPAPSFQTQQVAAPLPSTKYRQGVPILTTDNKYFTIPQVSMLGQCLEKAPVAFLHNFEAVCVRTLLSCPTALAGLGVAVRDEQGGVVKVSIMDELVTDLIPFLSSPTNPAEPQFCPNVVLSLSYKFEWKGNGITAISVTRRIGNITVSPGVTLTTRYSAVFVNGNTSAQPNSGNPGYQVGRPVIGGVLLNATGAIERAPISLWQGVSNGLCSSADLRPVLYGINSTSGCLMPVSLLNLTECSQLRETVRSSLAALVPATLVSRSGNPDFSTLTNWTRMTIQSSNQTAAGTGGVCSGIPAHLHIHIRSIVMGTIGGIPQKMIQAVELNFKVSTWSLQCGAAQGTICMTPDLTQTFPVTSSVTFTEAPINTQSPMSRFSINFTEFDCDRNDVCWPELAFPLTPYYTGEPYSQALAKGLILVFFFIAASVLGTPWRQIRQAWSNSSL, encoded by the exons ATGATGATACAAACACGTCCAGCAAGAGcttgtttgtattttctgtCTCACGCGTGGATACTTTTTGTGTTGCTTTTACAAGAAGATGTTAGATGTGATGTCG TGTTTCTGCCTTCATTCCTTGTCGTTTCTGGCCCGAGAGCATCCGCCTTTCTGGTTGGGAACGTGACTAACGTGACTGTGTCTATCAACAGCGTCTCACCCTCCAATGCTACAG GAAGCCTCCCTCCAGCCTCCTGTGTGTCATCTGGTGTCAGCCAATGGACTGTGTCAAAAGAGCATATGGGGATG GACCAGAGCCTCCTGGTGCGTATTATTCTGAACCGAGGCCTACAGCTGTGCACaagcaaaaatgaaacaaactgCTGTGCCCAGCCGCTGTGCGTGAGAGAGACGGTCatggtgtgtgcgtgtctgGGCAACGTCACCCAGGCCATGCTAATCGTGCAGGCTCAGGTTTACGCCCAGCTACTTCCCAGTGGCCCTGTGTCAG AGAATAAAACTGTGATTCCTAACCAAGTTTTCCAGCCCCTCGGTCAGTGTCCATGTGACTTGACTGCAAAAGTGTGCGATATACGATGCTGCTGTGATCAG GACTGCACCCCAGAGCTTTTGTGGCTTTTTGCTGGTAATTGTCTGCCTGGACCATTTGGCGGAATGATTTCTCCTGTTCCTGACTACGTCTGCTCTGCTCAGTCGACTACCAATGCTCCAGATTGGTTCCCTTTTCTCTGCGTCACCTCTCCTTCAGAGAACAATCCGTTCCTTGGGCTTTTCTATGATGGCACTATTGT cACTCCAAAACCAGCTCCATCTTTCCAGACTCAGCAGGTGGCAGCACCTCTACCTTCTACAAAGTACCGCCAGGGGGTGCCCATCTTGACCACAGACAACAAGTACTTCACTATCCCACAG GTGTCTATGCTAGGGCAGTGCTTGGAGAAGGCTCCAGTAGCGTTCCTGCATAACtttgaggctgtgtgtgtgagaactctGCTTTCCTGCCCCACCGCCCTGGCTGGGCTCGGCGTGGCAGTGAGAGATGAACAAGGAG GGGTGGTCAAAGTGTCCATCATGGATGAACTGGTCACAGATCTTATCCCTTTTTTATCGAGTCCTACTAATCCAG CTGAGCCACAGTTTTGTCCGAATGTGGTTCTGTCTTTAAGTTATAAATTTGAATGGAAGGGGAACGGCATCACGGCCATCAGTGTGACCCGCCGCATTGGAAACATTACAGTCAGTCCCGGAG tgACACTGACAACCCGATACTCTGCAGtgtttgtgaatggaaatacttcagctCAGCCTAACTCTGGCAACCCAG gttATCAAGTGGGAAGACCAGTGATTGGTGGAGTTTTGCTCAATGCAACTGGAGCTATTGAGAGAGCACCAATTAGCCTCTGGCAAGGAG TGAGCAATGGCCTGTGCTCTTCAGCTGACCTGAGACCAGTTCTCTATGGAATAAACTCAACCTCTGGGTGTCTGATGCCTGTCAGTTTGCTTAACCTGACTGAGTGCAGCCAGCTCAG AGAAACTGTCCGGTCCTCTTTGGCTGCTTTAGTCCCGGCTACATTGGTTTCCAGATCAGGAAATCCAGATTTCTCCACACTGACCAACTGGACCCGGATGACTA TACAGAGCTCTAATCAGACAGCAGCAGGCACCGGGGGCGTTTGCTCTGGCATTCCAGCTCACCTACACATTCACATCAGAAGCATCGTCATGGGAACCATAGGCGGGATACCACAAAAAATGATTCAGGCTGTAGAGTTGAA TTTTAAGGTGTCTACATGGAGTTTACAGTGTGGTGCAGCTCAGGGAACCATCTGTATGACCCCAGATCTGACACAAACATTCCCTGTGACCTCTTCTGTGACTTTCACTGAGGCTCCCATCAACACACAATCCCCAATGTCCAG ATTTAGCATTAACTTTACAGAGTTTGACTGTGACAGGAATGATGTGTGCTGGCCCGAGCTTGCCTTCCCTCTCACACCTTATTACACTG GTGAGCCGTACTCTCAGGCTTTGGCTAAAGGACTCATCcttgtcttcttcttcatcgCTGCATCTGTTTTAGGAACACCGTGGAGACAAATTAGACAGGCATGGAGCAATAGCTcactttaa
- the tctn2 gene encoding tectonic-2 isoform X1 produces MMIQTRPARACLYFLSHAWILFVLLLQEDVRCDVVFLPSFLVVSGPRASAFLVGNVTNVTVSINSVSPSNATGSLPPASCVSSGVSQWTVSKEHMGMDQSLLVRIILNRGLQLCTSKNETNCCAQPLCVRETVMVCACLGNVTQAMLIVQAQVYAQLLPSGPVSENKTVIPNQVFQPLGQCPCDLTAKVCDIRCCCDQDCTPELLWLFAGNCLPGPFGGMISPVPDYVCSAQSTTNAPDWFPFLCVTSPSENNPFLGLFYDGTIVTPKPAPSFQTQQVAAPLPSTKYRQGVPILTTDNKYFTIPQVSMLGQCLEKAPVAFLHNFEAVCVRTLLSCPTALAGLGVAVRDEQGGVVKVSIMDELVTDLIPFLSSPTNPAEPQFCPNVVLSLSYKFEWKGNGITAISVTRRIGNITVSPGVTLTTRYSAVFVNGNTSAQPNSGNPGYQVGRPVIGGVLLNATGAIERAPISLWQGVSNGLCSSADLRPVLYGINSTSGCLMPVSLLNLTECSQLRETVRSSLAALVPATLVSRSGNPDFSTLTNWTRMTIQSSNQTAAGTGGVCSGIPAHLHIHIRSIVMGTIGGIPQKMIQAVELNFKVSTWSLQCGAAQGTICMTPDLTQTFPVTSSVTFTEAPINTQSPMSRFSINFTEFDCDRNDVCWPELAFPLTPYYTGEPYSQALAKGLILVFFFIAASVLGTPWRQIRQDSPEQIKWVLFVQDGCSHNGIWLQCSNMH; encoded by the exons ATGATGATACAAACACGTCCAGCAAGAGcttgtttgtattttctgtCTCACGCGTGGATACTTTTTGTGTTGCTTTTACAAGAAGATGTTAGATGTGATGTCG TGTTTCTGCCTTCATTCCTTGTCGTTTCTGGCCCGAGAGCATCCGCCTTTCTGGTTGGGAACGTGACTAACGTGACTGTGTCTATCAACAGCGTCTCACCCTCCAATGCTACAG GAAGCCTCCCTCCAGCCTCCTGTGTGTCATCTGGTGTCAGCCAATGGACTGTGTCAAAAGAGCATATGGGGATG GACCAGAGCCTCCTGGTGCGTATTATTCTGAACCGAGGCCTACAGCTGTGCACaagcaaaaatgaaacaaactgCTGTGCCCAGCCGCTGTGCGTGAGAGAGACGGTCatggtgtgtgcgtgtctgGGCAACGTCACCCAGGCCATGCTAATCGTGCAGGCTCAGGTTTACGCCCAGCTACTTCCCAGTGGCCCTGTGTCAG AGAATAAAACTGTGATTCCTAACCAAGTTTTCCAGCCCCTCGGTCAGTGTCCATGTGACTTGACTGCAAAAGTGTGCGATATACGATGCTGCTGTGATCAG GACTGCACCCCAGAGCTTTTGTGGCTTTTTGCTGGTAATTGTCTGCCTGGACCATTTGGCGGAATGATTTCTCCTGTTCCTGACTACGTCTGCTCTGCTCAGTCGACTACCAATGCTCCAGATTGGTTCCCTTTTCTCTGCGTCACCTCTCCTTCAGAGAACAATCCGTTCCTTGGGCTTTTCTATGATGGCACTATTGT cACTCCAAAACCAGCTCCATCTTTCCAGACTCAGCAGGTGGCAGCACCTCTACCTTCTACAAAGTACCGCCAGGGGGTGCCCATCTTGACCACAGACAACAAGTACTTCACTATCCCACAG GTGTCTATGCTAGGGCAGTGCTTGGAGAAGGCTCCAGTAGCGTTCCTGCATAACtttgaggctgtgtgtgtgagaactctGCTTTCCTGCCCCACCGCCCTGGCTGGGCTCGGCGTGGCAGTGAGAGATGAACAAGGAG GGGTGGTCAAAGTGTCCATCATGGATGAACTGGTCACAGATCTTATCCCTTTTTTATCGAGTCCTACTAATCCAG CTGAGCCACAGTTTTGTCCGAATGTGGTTCTGTCTTTAAGTTATAAATTTGAATGGAAGGGGAACGGCATCACGGCCATCAGTGTGACCCGCCGCATTGGAAACATTACAGTCAGTCCCGGAG tgACACTGACAACCCGATACTCTGCAGtgtttgtgaatggaaatacttcagctCAGCCTAACTCTGGCAACCCAG gttATCAAGTGGGAAGACCAGTGATTGGTGGAGTTTTGCTCAATGCAACTGGAGCTATTGAGAGAGCACCAATTAGCCTCTGGCAAGGAG TGAGCAATGGCCTGTGCTCTTCAGCTGACCTGAGACCAGTTCTCTATGGAATAAACTCAACCTCTGGGTGTCTGATGCCTGTCAGTTTGCTTAACCTGACTGAGTGCAGCCAGCTCAG AGAAACTGTCCGGTCCTCTTTGGCTGCTTTAGTCCCGGCTACATTGGTTTCCAGATCAGGAAATCCAGATTTCTCCACACTGACCAACTGGACCCGGATGACTA TACAGAGCTCTAATCAGACAGCAGCAGGCACCGGGGGCGTTTGCTCTGGCATTCCAGCTCACCTACACATTCACATCAGAAGCATCGTCATGGGAACCATAGGCGGGATACCACAAAAAATGATTCAGGCTGTAGAGTTGAA TTTTAAGGTGTCTACATGGAGTTTACAGTGTGGTGCAGCTCAGGGAACCATCTGTATGACCCCAGATCTGACACAAACATTCCCTGTGACCTCTTCTGTGACTTTCACTGAGGCTCCCATCAACACACAATCCCCAATGTCCAG ATTTAGCATTAACTTTACAGAGTTTGACTGTGACAGGAATGATGTGTGCTGGCCCGAGCTTGCCTTCCCTCTCACACCTTATTACACTG GTGAGCCGTACTCTCAGGCTTTGGCTAAAGGACTCATCcttgtcttcttcttcatcgCTGCATCTGTTTTAGGAACACCGTGGAGACAAATTAGACAG GATTCCCCTGAGCAAATAAAATGGGTTCTCTTTGTCCAAGATGGCTGCTCTCATAATGGTATTTGGTTACAGTGTTCAAATATGCATTAG
- the sec14l8 gene encoding SEC14-like lipid binding 8, with product MSGRVGDLSPKQAEALAQFRERIQDVLPQCPSQSDHFLLRWLRARNFNLQKAEAMLRKHLEFRKQMKADTIANDWKPPEVLEKYLSGGMCGYDREGSPVWYDVIGPVDPKGLLLSASKQDFIKTKVRDCEMLQKECNSQSERLGKNVESITMIYDCEGLGLKHLWKPAVETYGEVLTMFEDNYPEGLKRLLVIKAPKLFPVAFNLVKHFLSEDTRRKIMVLGSNWQEVLKKHIDPEELPAIYGGKLTDPDGDPHCRTRINQGGLVPITYYARDFIKQQYEHCVSISRGSSHQLEYEILAPGCVLRWQFSCDGGDVGFGVFMKKKRGEWMKAGQMQEVMASQRYNAHLVPEDGSLTCAAPGVYVLRFDNTYSIFQSKKVGFSVEVLLPSNDSQSQPETSRTLGQDVQNGQ from the exons ATGAGCGGCAGGGTTGGAGATCTGAGCCCGAAGCAGGCCGAGGCTTTGGCGCAG TTTCGTGAGAGGATCCAAGATGTTCTGCCACAGTGTCCGTCACAAAGCGACCACTTCCTATTGCGCTGGCTTCGAG ctagAAATTTCAACCTGCAAAAAGCTGAAGCGATGCTACGCAAG catttggaGTTTCGAAAACAGATGAAGGCTGACACTATCGCCAATGACTGGAAGCCTCCTGAG GTTTTAGAGAAGTATCTCTCAGGAGGAATGTGTGGTTACGACCGAGAGGGCAGCCCTGTGTGGTATGACGTTATCGGCCCGGTGGATCCCAAAGGTCTTCTTCTATCTGCCTCCAAGCAGGACTTCATCAAGACCAAAGTCCGAGATTGTGAGATGCTGCAGAAGGAATGCAACTCACAGAGCGAAAGG TTGGGTAAAAATGTGGAATCCATCACTATGATCTATGATTGTGAAGGTTTGGGCTTGAAACATCTATGGAAGCCTGCTGTAGAGACATATGGAGAG GTTTTGACCATGTTTGAAGACAACTATCCTGAAGGACTCAAGAGATTATTAGTTATTAAAG CACCCAAGCTGTTTCCTGTGGCTTTTAATCTGGTGAAGCACTTTCTGAGTGAAGACACTCGACGCAAGATCATGGTCCTGGGGT CTAACTGGCAGGAGGTCTTAAAGAAACATATCGATCCTGAGGAACTCCCAGCCATCTACGGTGGAAAACTGACTGATCCTGATGGTGACCCGCACTGCAGGACTAGG ATTAATCAGGGTGGACTGGTGCCCATAACCTACTACGCACGGGATTTTATAAAGCAGCAGTATGAACACTGTGTGTCCATCAGCCGTGGATCTTCCCATCAGCTCGAGTATGAGATCCTCGCTCCAGGATGTGTGCTTAG GTGGCAGTTCTCCTGTGATGGTGGGGATGTAGGCTTTGGGGTTTTCATGAAGAAGAAACGGGGTGAATGGATGAAAGCAGGCCAGATGCAGGAGGTCATGGCCAGTCAGCGATACAATGCACACCTCGTACCTGAAGACGGGTCTCTCACCTGCGCTGCACCTGGAGTGT acgtgCTACGATTTGACAACACTTACAGCATCTTCCAGTCCAAAAAAGTTGGCTTCTCTGTGGAAGTCCTATTGCCCAGCAACGACAGCCAATCACAGCCGGAGACGAGCAGGACGCTGGGACAGGATGTCCAGAATGGCCAGTAG